The window TGCCCGCCACCACGGCCTCTCTCCATGCAGGGAGAGGCGCCGCTCGGCCCAGTAGCGAAAGGCGCAGCGCTCGTAGTGGCGCAGGCTCTCGACGTGGGCGCCGCCGAGCCGGACGGGGCCGGTGGCGGGGGTGTAGCGGGTGCTGGAGGCGAGCTCCAGGCGGCTCCCCACGGGGATCGGCGTCAGGCCGCTGGCGGCGAGCACCAGCGCCGGCTCGAGCAGGAGCGGCCCAGCCTGGTCCGCCTCGGGATAGGAGACGACCTGCTCCTCGCCGCGGCTCAGGAGTTCGGCGAAGAGCAGGCGGTCGCGGCCCGCGAAGCGCCTGGGCAGCACCGCTCCGCCAGAAGTTTCCGTGCCAAACACCCCGGCGCCAGAAAGCCCGGCGCCAAAGACCTCACTGGCGGGACGGCGCCCCTCCTCGGGCACGAAGTAGTCCTCGCCCTCGCCGGCCCCGTAGGCGCCTCCCACCGCGTGCATGAGGTAGACGCGGCGCCACCTCCGCCCCGAGGCCAGCTTGGCGCTGAGCAGGGCCACCCCGCCCTTGGGCCGGTCGTAGACCCGCGTCGCCTGCAACAGGGCCGCCCACCAGCGCCGGAAATCGGCGCCACGCGCCAGGCTGCGGGCCTCCTTGGCGCGCAGCAAAAAGGCCTCGCGGTAGGGGCTGTCGGCCACGGCGGGCAGGCTGTTCACGAGCTCGCGCGCCCAGTCCTCCTCGTCGCCGGAGCGCAGCAGGCGGCCCAACCAGGCCTCCCAGACGGCCGCCACACCGAGCTCCTGGGCCAGCCTCGACAGCGCCTCGTGCCCCGCCACCCCGCGCGCCAGGGCCTCGCGGGCGAGCGGGGCGAGCTCGGGCAGGACCAGGAGCTTCGAGGCGGTCGGCCCGTCGGGCAGCTCGATGAGGTCTAGGAGCATGCGCCCGCCGGGGGTGTCGGCGAGCGCCTTGGGGGACTCGTCCATCAGCGGCACGCCGTACTCGTCGGCGAGCGCGGCAAAGGCCCTGGCCTTGCCCTCGGGCACGATGACCGCCAGCTCGAGCGGGTCCATGCCGCTCGCCAGGTCGCGCTTCAAGGAGCGCAGCACCCAGCGCGCCTCGGCCACCGGGTTGGGCGCGCGGTAACACGGAGGATGGGGCCGCGCGGGCGCCGTAAGCCGCAGCGCCGCACTGTATTCGGCTCTGCCCTCGTAGCCGGGCGGCGCCTCGGGCAGGCCGAGCCAGAGCGGAAGCCGCTCGGCGAGCGCCTCGTAGACGCTCAGCTCGAGCGGGCTCAGCTCGCGAAAGCCGTCCACCACCACCAGGTCCACGCCGAGCTTGACCTCGCCGCCGCGCTCCAAAAAGGCCAGTGCCTCGCTGCGGAAGTCGTCGTAGTCCCAGCCCTCGCCCTTCAGCTGCTCGTAGCGCGCGAAGACCCGCTTGA of the Deinococcota bacterium genome contains:
- a CDS encoding ATP-dependent nuclease subunit B, encoding ARAHEVLARRGRVLWIGLPQQRDAVYRRATLAGAVLGLEVLSSQQLYYRLLAAALKLKPLIVGTARIALVGEALLRLEEALPSPGEASLFAQAIAESKRYGLGPDDVPALDRESERFKRVFARYEQLKGEGWDYDDFRSEALAFLERGGEVKLGVDLVVVDGFRELSPLELSVYEALAERLPLWLGLPEAPPGYEGRAEYSAALRLTAPARPHPPCYRAPNPVAEARWVLRSLKRDLASGMDPLELAVIVPEGKARAFAALADEYGVPLMDESPKALADTPGGRMLLDLIELPDGPTASKLLVLPELAPLAREALARGVAGHEALSRLAQELGVAAVWEAWLGRLLRSGDEEDWARELVNSLPAVADSPYREAFLLRAKEARSLARGADFRRWWAALLQATRVYDRPKGGVALLSAKLASGRRWRRVYLMHAVGGAYGAGEGEDYFVPEEGRRPASEVFGAGLSGAGVFGTETSGGAVLPRRFAGRDRLLFAELLSRGEEQVVSYPEADQAGPLLLEPALVLAASGLTPIPVGSRLELASSTRYTPATGPVRLGGAHVESLRHYERCAFRYWAERRLSLHGERPWWRALVSELREMQRLSEARLAALALRYPQAEAWLGEHAPRLRALAYGLRLPEAGAPQVLLDAAERGNGRVTLYHFVPPGQAGSPAAARVLVDGRWAEWWAAHYLLTRWGRQVSRVQITVWPLLGEPQDAVEGEITYVWKKLSSCERRVAEAHARFAQGEVSAKPGFICRDCAVKDLCREARP